The genome window TTGAATGCTTAACTGTTTATTGCTTAAGCAATTCAGCTTGGTTTTCTTCAATCTCCTTTTCATAAACATCGGAATTTAAAATAATTGCCATTGTTGCATAGATTAATAAAGCAGTTGGCATTTGCCCTAAGACAGCATTTCCATAAGAAGCTACCATAATTCCCGCCATTCCTGCAATTAAGGAAGCCATTTTAAACTTCAATATTGGATCCCGAATTTTAAACATCACTTTTAATGAGGCTTTTATCATTACATAAAAAAGAATTACTAAATGCAGTATTAAGCCAACAATCCCTTGTTCGACCCAGATTAAAACATACCAGCTGTCGGTGGCAACATTGGATAGAAAAGCATTTGGCAGGTATTTTTGAGCTTTAGTGCCTCCGTGGCCAATACCGCCGCCAAATGGTCTAGAAGCTAAATAATTTTTGAGTATTTTTTGATTATCAAGCCTTACCTGCAAAGAAGCATCATTTGGATCAAAGGCTGTTCGCATCCTTCGTACCTGTGCATTTCCCTGTGCAATAGTCGTGTATTTGAAGAATATAAAAACGATAGCTAAAAATGTGACACCAATAATAATAACTTTTACATTTTTACTTAAGACAAAATAAGTCATAAAACCGACTATAGGTACACTCAAAGCACCTCTTGTACCCGAAATGACCATTCCATAAATCCCTAAAAGGCCTACAAAAATGAAAAATATTTTTTTTAATTTCTTTTGCTGTGACATGGCGTAAATCAAAAAAACAACTCCTGTATATCCTTGATTTGCACCAAATTGTCCAGCATCACTATAAAATGAAAAAACTCTGAGTTTACCAAATAGAATATGTGTTTTGTAACTTCCTTCATTTAGCCATTCTTGTTCTGCACCATCTACACCAAGAGTCATCTGCATAATTCCTTTTAATGTTGCCAGTAACGAAAAGGCGGCCCATATGTAAAAAAAATAGCTGAGTCTCTTTTCATTCCTGATAAACATAAATGTTAACGGTATGAATAAAAACGGGTAAAAAGCAATTCCTCTTCCAGAAATCCAAGCCTGAACACTTCTGGCTTCTGGATTAACCAACTCAAAAACAGAATAACCCAGCCATAATATGGATAAAAATGTAATATCTCTTTTAGCTGGAGTCCAATCAATACGGGTTCTGAACTGATTCATAAACAAGGCTAAATAAGTCAGAACAAGTATACCATCAATTGCAAACCCTAATGGCAGCCCTTTTACATATCTGCCCATGCCGATGATGACAAAATTTAATGCAATTGCAGTATAATACCCTATAACAGGATAGCAAAATAAATAATATAAAAAGACAGATCCGAAAATAACAGCCAATAGCAACCCAATTCCAATAACACCTAATTTTACTATAATCAGAGCAGAAACTGACATTATACTAAAGAGCATAATCAAATTCCCTGGTTTAGAAATATTCAAGGATCCTGAATAACTTTCAAATGGATTTATGTTATTATATTCACTCATGATCTAAAATTATTTTCAATTTTCACACAACTATCATAACGATTATGTGTCAGCTTATTAAAAACTGAGATATAAAACTTTAAACCGCTCCTAAAAATTTCTTTGAATGAAAGGGATAACTCCTGATTGATAAAATACATCCCCATCCAAATGCCAATAATGGTAAATATAATAGAAGCAATAGCTACAAAAATTAAAGATTTAAATATAAAAATAGCCACTAAATCCCCTATAACATTGGCAATTACCATAACAAATACTTTGATGGCATTAATTCTTGGCTTATTGATACTATCCAGACCAACTCCTGTCATTCTATCAATAGGTAATAATAATCCATATATGGAAAATACGCGAACGATGTCAACAACATTAAACCCTGTTATAGGATCTGTTTTCAAGAATTGTTTTCCGCTTATAAGCATAACAAAGAATTCAGCAAATACAAATGTGAATAAACTTATTGCAACGAAGAGATAGGTCAAAGCTCCAGAATAAGTATAAAACAAACTTTTAACTTCATTAATTTGATTGTGTAAACTAGCTTTAGACATCTTTGGAAAGGCCGTAGCGACAAAACTGCGCAATGGAATCTGCTGTAATTCTGTCAGCTTCAAAGGAATACTGTAAAGAGCAACTGCTGCACTGCCTAACGGACTTAAACTGATAATTAAAGTATCTACGCTTCGTAATAAATTAGTTCCTATAAGGGTAAAGGTTGTGTATTTGCCAAAATGCAATAAAGTCTTATTGGTTTCTGCACTTGCTTTATTAATGAGTAGAATTCCGTCCCATCCCAAAATAAAACTTACAATTGATGTACCTGCATTCACAATAATTAAGCCTATGACTAATTGATTCAGGCTTAAATTTAATAGTGAAAAATGCATCAGGATTATTAAAAAAAAACAGCCGCTATTTATTGCTTTGAGGGCAAGAATCTGCTTATATTTTCTATCAGCCTGCAATACAACTAAAGCAATATTCCACGGAAGATTTAAAAATGCAAGCAAAGGATACCATGTAAAAAAAATAGTATATCCAGAATTTTGAATTGCCTCCGGAAATAATAATTTACAAGCAACCAAAATTAAGGCAACAAAAATTGTGGCACCTAAGCTTATTAGCGCGTTAGAACCAATCAGTTTAACTCTCGATGAATCATCAGCTCCGGAAAGATAGCGTATCAAACCGGTATTGGTTATACCAAATCTAAACATTTCTACAAATGATCCTGCGGCCATAAACAAAACCCATTCACCAAATACTTCTAAAGATAAACTTCTGGCAAGCAAGGCAAAACCACCAATGCCTAAAATAGCAATCACAACATTTCCTGATAAAGACAGAAAATTATCTTCGCTTACTATTTTTTTGAGTGTTTTCATTTGAAAGTTAGCTAATTAAATATGGTTTTTAGAAAAAAACTGAAATTTGAACATCGATTTTATTTTTTTTCTGAACATACTTCTAGTTTTGGGCAGATCTCCTAAAACCGATTCAATTTCATTTATCTCTACACCGTTAACTATTACATTAATTTTTGAAGCAGCTGCAGCTAATAAATTATTTACAGCAGATTGATCTGCATCAGACCATACTCGATTGGAACGGCATACGAGAATATCTAAGTCAGCATTCAAAATTAATTCCGCTGGATAATTGTAATTGATCAGAGATGGTAATTCTATAATTACAAAGTCTGGAGTATAATTCAAAGTAATATTATTCTGCTCTAAAATGTCTGTAAAATTTTTAGCATTATAAAACGAACTATTCATCGCATAAGAATAGTATTCTGATTCATCAAGGTAACTAGACACAGCAGCCAAAAAAGGATTATCAACATCAATGCGCGGATCTGGATAACCTAAAATTTTATTAAGAATTGGGAATTTTCTTTGCTGAGTAATAGGCTCTTGTTTACTGTCATAATTTAAAAATACTATTTTCTTTCCTTCTTGTTTCAATGTCTTGGCAATATTGCCTGCTAAAACAGTTTTCCCTTCCATTTTATGAGTGCTGAACACCACTATAGTTTTTACTGTTTTTTCAGAGTCGTGTGTACCGAAATACTGCAGTATATTTTGAGTAATTATCTCGATTAATCTTTTTTGTATAAAAGCCAGCTTGATATTTCCTGAGTCCAATATCATTTTAGGCATCATTCCTAATGTTTTTAGTCCTAACTGCTTACTGGCTCTGCTAGCATTTTTTATTGTATCATCAAAATACTCCATCATCAAAATAATTCCCAGAGTTAAAAGACCACCCAGAAAAGCTGCTGCAACAATAAGCAATCCTCTTTTAGTTGGATTAGCTGATAATGGATAAAAAGGCGGATCAATGGATTTTATGTTAGAGGACATTTCATTGTCCTGCAATTTTAGTTTGGCTAAATTTAATCCGTGAAGCAATTCTAAATAGCCTTGTTCTGAAACTGAAATTTCACGTTCTAATCTTTTTATAGTAGCACCTGCTGGTGCATAAGTAGCATATTGTTCTTGAAAATCTTTGTTTTGCTTGTCCATTACCTTTATTTTGGCCTTAAGGTTTTCAGACTCAACAACAGTATTCATCCAATCTGGAAGTGTTTTAGTCAATGGAACACCATCAACAGTGTTATTATAACTGTATATTTCATCGACACTTTTTTTGATTTCATTATTTAAAGATTCTCTTTCTTTTTTTAAAGTATTGATCTTAGATGAAATATTTTCGCTGGGATCAGATTCTAAATTGGCTTCGTTAAATGCAATTTGATAATTAATGTACCCTAATAATTTCTTTTTTTCAAGAATCTTGTTAGTTTCATTCTGAATGTAATCCTGAACATTTAGTTTTTCTTCAATTCTTTTGGTTGATGCCTGTGTACCGGCAAGCTGTGCTTTTTTGTTATTATAATCAACCTCCATGTCTTCTTTTACAACTGCAACTGCCTTACTCTGCTCATAATAATTTATGATTTTGTTTGCCTTATTGAATTCAAGAAGTTTATCTTCAGCTAATTTTAAATCATTATTAGCCATAGCAAGTTGCTGTTCAAAGTATTTAACAACAGCGTCTGATCTATTCTCTTTTATGTTTTTATAATTTTTTATGCAAACTGCGTTGTAAATTTCAAGTGTCTGCTGGCAGATACCCGGGTCATCTACTGTATAAGTCATTTTTATTAAATCACTGCTATTGATGCGAATGGCTTGTATACTCGACAAAGCTTTAATAGAATAGTGCTTATCATTTTCATAATTCAGCAGCTCATAAATATAATTATCGCTGCTGCTTCTCATTAATTTTAATAATCGGTTAACCGTTATCTCATAGTTTTTTCGATTAATTTCTGGAGGAAGCGGACTATTAACCGTTAAACTATCCGTTTTTAAACTCCTATTATTACCCTTTTCAATGTAATTATAAATGTCTTTTGGTACTTTTACTTTTAGTTCATCAAATAATTTTTTTGAAATGTACTTTGGATTGGCCTCAGGCAGCATAAGGTGTGTGGCTAATAATCGTACAGCTACCTCCTCTTGAGTTTCTCTTGAGTTAATAATATTGATTAAATTATCAAAAGCTGTATTAGTCGCAAAATAATTGAATGCTTTATCCATTTCAATAGAGGAACCAGTAGCAAGTCCAGTATATAAAATCGTTTGCGATGTATACTCTAAATGTGGCTTACTAGTAAGAATTAATACTAACAAAGCCAAGAATAATGGAATCACAATCAAAAGCACCAAATGCCTTAATATCAATCTTATAAAATCAATTATTTTCATTTCTCTATTTTGATTTTGTTAGATTAAATACAAACCCTGCCATATCTTCAAGTAATTGTTTAGTAATAATAAATTCAGATTTAGCAGATTCGTAATCTGCCTCTAAATTTGACGTAATACCAGTTATCCTGACATATTCCGAAACAGGAACTATTCCATTTCGAAATTCTTTTTCAACCATTTGCATATTAATTTTACCATCACTCAGGCTTTTGGATCTGATTAGAAGTAACTTTTGTTTTAAAATTAACTCCTGGTACAGTTTTATGACCGTCTGCCTGATTTCATCTTCTTGAAAATCAGCCATATTTTTGGCTTCATCAACCTCAAATTTTGCCAATTTAATCTGATTTTTTCTGTTCAGCGCATCAAAAACTGGAAACTTCACATACACCCCTACGCTATAATTATATTGTGTTGAAAGTGTAGAATAAGCGGTGTTAGAAACTCCATTTTCACTGCTGGAAAAATTGTTCAGCGTACCATATCTGCCATCAGCCTGAAGTCCCATATTTCTTGTCCAGTAGATACGCTCAGATGCTAATGCAGATTCCTTAACACCAATATGATCTTTTCTGAATTTTAGCATTGAGTTTCGCTTTAGTACAGAATCGATGACGGTTTTAAGAGGAGGAAACTCAAACTCACTGCCATTTATTGATACATCATTATATTGAAGTGTTTGTGCCTCTGCAGTATTGATTGAAAACATCAGTAAAGCAAAAAGAATATTTATTTTTAATACTTTTTTCATAATTAAAATTTGGAGGCAAACCATATTTTTTTTTTAAACTGAACCTTTTTGAAGCAGTGCAGGAATTGTTCGCAAAATGAGTTTTAGATCATACCAAAAAGAATACTTATCACCTTTAAAAAGATCAGCGTATTCATTATCAAGACGCATTCTCTCTTCTTCAGACATTTGTCCGCCCTTACCTCTAAGTTCTACCTGCCATAAACCTGTAATGCCTGGAGGAGCCAAAAATCTTTTTGATATATCATCAGCGGTTAACAATTCTGCTTCATATACTGGCAAAGGCCTGTTACCAACGATAGACATATCCCCTTTTAATACATTAATTAACTGTGGCAACTCGTCTATACTGGTATTTCTAATGAATTTACCAACTTTAGTAACACGGGGATCATCAACAATTTTGACAAAAGTTGAATTATTTTTTGCAGCTTCTCGTTTTTGAACATTAAACCAATAATCACAAATCACGTGAGTTTCAATATACATCAAAGGCGAACATGATTCTCCTTCTGGCAGTTCACTGCATTTAGGACAAGGTGTGTCTAACGGACTATCTGTTATTGCAGCTTCTTTTTTGTACTGGTTTTTTTCTTGAGCTAATTTTTTCAAAAGTTCGTCTGAACCAGTACGCATTGATCTTAGTTTGTAAAAGTCAAATGTCTTGCGGCCCACTCTTTTTGATATATAATATACTTTTCCTTTTGATTCTAATCGTATAGCAAGCATAATAAGAAGCAAAAATGGCGAGGCGAATAAAAGTACTGCAGAGGCTACAAAAACATCAAAAATACGTTTTGACAAAGGCATTATATAAGTCTCTTCAATGGCTTTTTGTATTGTTTGTACTCGTAAAGGATTTTTATTGAAGCAAAGGAATTCTATTCTTTCTAAAATATCTTTTGGAGAAGTTACAGAAGTTACATAAAAATCGTCAATTTGTTTTTTAAATGCCGACTTATAAATATCAACATTAAATTCCTTGGATAAAAGGATAAATGGAATACTGTTAAATTCTTTATTTTTTCGGATCCAATCAAAAAGAAATATTCCATTGTTTCCTGCTAAATTATAGTCACAAATAATTGCATCAGGATGCTTTTGAGTGTTCAGGTAATTAGTAGCCTTAGCACTATTTTCTAAAGTAATTATAGACCATTTATGTTTTTGTTCTATGGTATCAAAATATCCAGAAACATTTCCAATGTATAAAATATTAAAATTTGGATTCATATTGATTAGGTCTTTAAATTAAATTTTAATCTTAGTTATCGAAGTCCTTACCACTCAATGGCATAATGAATTGGATATAGATTTTTTTTAACTAATTCATCTAGCTCTTCTGGGTTAAAAGGCTTTGTGAGATAATCTTGAGCACCTAGTTTGTAACATTTAATACGTTCCTTGCTTTCTGATTTTCCTGAAAGCATTATGCAGGGCGTATGCTTTGTAAATCCACGCTGACGAAGTTTTGTTAAAAATTCATAGCCATCCATATTTGACATTTGAATATCGCTGATAATTAAGTCCGGAATACTGGTATCCAGCCATATTAGAGCATCTAAACCATTATTAATTGTAATTATGTCATAATTTTTGGAAAGGAAGTTTTCTAACAAAAGACAAATACTAACTTCATCATCTACTACTAAAATTTTCTTCTTCATAATTTTATTGCTTTAAAATTATTATTATTTATTTAATTCAGTTCAAATGATTGATTTAAAATAATCTATAGTCTTTATTAATCCTTCATCTAGATTTATCTTTGGTGACCAGTCGAGTTCTTTTTTAGCTAAAGAAATATCTGGCTGTCTCTGCATAGGATCATCTGAAGGCAAAGGCTTATAAATAATTTTTGATTTAGAATCTGTTAGTTCTATTACTTTTTTTGCTAATTCCAGAATCGTAAATTCATTTGGATTTCCAACATTTACGGGACCTATAAAACTATCTTTAGAATCCATAAGCCTTATCATACCTTCTACTAAGTCATCAACATATTGAAAACTTCGCGTCTGATTTCCTTGTCCGTATACCGTTATATCTTGATTCTGCAGCGCCTGAACAATAAAATTCGAAACTACGCGTCCATCGTTTGGATGCATTCTTGGACCGTATGTATTGAATATTCTAATGATTTTAATTTTGACATTATTCTGCTTGTGATAATTTAAAAACAAGGTTTCTGCAGAACGTTTCCCTTCATCATAACAGGCTCGCTCTCCTATCGGGTTTACATGGCCCCAATAGGATTCAGGCTGCGGATGAACTAATGGATCCCCATACACTTCGCTGGTTGATGCCTGTAGTATTTTTGCATTAACCCGTTTGGCAAGCCCCAGCATGTTAATAGCTCCCATTACTGATGTTTTCATTGTTTTAATGGCATTATACTGATAGTGTATTGGAGAAGCAGGACACGCCAGATTATAAATCTCATCAGTTTCTATAAAGAAAGGTGCTGTAACGTCATGACGAATTAATTCAAAATAAGGATTATCTAATAAGTGTACTACATTTTGCTTTTGTCCAGTAAAAAAATTATCCAAACAATACACTTCATTACCCTCGTTTAATAGACGATCACATAAGTGCGAACCAACAAAACCAGCACCGCCGGTTATAAGAATTTTTTTTCCAGACATAGCCTTACGATTTTATATTATCTTTGGCTGTATCTACGCCAATACAGAAATAATCGAAACCGCTTTCTTTCATTTCTTCTCTGTCATATATATTACGTCCATCAAAAATTACTGGTGTATTAAGCAATTTTTGAACAATTTTAAAATTAGGAAATTTAAATTCCGGCCATTCTGTAAGTATGGCTAAAGCATCGGCATCAATTAGTGTTTCGTATTGATCTTCATAATATAATATTGTATCCCCAAAGTGATGCTTAGCTTCATTAATCGCAATTGGGTCATATGCTTTTACTACTGCACCCGCTTCCAAAAGATTTTTTACTATACTTAATGAAGGTGCCTCACGCATATCATCAGTTTGCGGCTTAAAAGAAAGTCCCCATAATGCAA of Flavobacterium marginilacus contains these proteins:
- a CDS encoding O-antigen ligase family protein; protein product: MSEYNNINPFESYSGSLNISKPGNLIMLFSIMSVSALIIVKLGVIGIGLLLAVIFGSVFLYYLFCYPVIGYYTAIALNFVIIGMGRYVKGLPLGFAIDGILVLTYLALFMNQFRTRIDWTPAKRDITFLSILWLGYSVFELVNPEARSVQAWISGRGIAFYPFLFIPLTFMFIRNEKRLSYFFYIWAAFSLLATLKGIMQMTLGVDGAEQEWLNEGSYKTHILFGKLRVFSFYSDAGQFGANQGYTGVVFLIYAMSQQKKLKKIFFIFVGLLGIYGMVISGTRGALSVPIVGFMTYFVLSKNVKVIIIGVTFLAIVFIFFKYTTIAQGNAQVRRMRTAFDPNDASLQVRLDNQKILKNYLASRPFGGGIGHGGTKAQKYLPNAFLSNVATDSWYVLIWVEQGIVGLILHLVILFYVMIKASLKVMFKIRDPILKFKMASLIAGMAGIMVASYGNAVLGQMPTALLIYATMAIILNSDVYEKEIEENQAELLKQ
- a CDS encoding lipopolysaccharide biosynthesis protein codes for the protein MKTLKKIVSEDNFLSLSGNVVIAILGIGGFALLARSLSLEVFGEWVLFMAAGSFVEMFRFGITNTGLIRYLSGADDSSRVKLIGSNALISLGATIFVALILVACKLLFPEAIQNSGYTIFFTWYPLLAFLNLPWNIALVVLQADRKYKQILALKAINSGCFFLIILMHFSLLNLSLNQLVIGLIIVNAGTSIVSFILGWDGILLINKASAETNKTLLHFGKYTTFTLIGTNLLRSVDTLIISLSPLGSAAVALYSIPLKLTELQQIPLRSFVATAFPKMSKASLHNQINEVKSLFYTYSGALTYLFVAISLFTFVFAEFFVMLISGKQFLKTDPITGFNVVDIVRVFSIYGLLLPIDRMTGVGLDSINKPRINAIKVFVMVIANVIGDLVAIFIFKSLIFVAIASIIFTIIGIWMGMYFINQELSLSFKEIFRSGLKFYISVFNKLTHNRYDSCVKIENNFRS
- a CDS encoding exopolysaccharide transport family protein; translation: MKIIDFIRLILRHLVLLIVIPLFLALLVLILTSKPHLEYTSQTILYTGLATGSSIEMDKAFNYFATNTAFDNLINIINSRETQEEVAVRLLATHLMLPEANPKYISKKLFDELKVKVPKDIYNYIEKGNNRSLKTDSLTVNSPLPPEINRKNYEITVNRLLKLMRSSSDNYIYELLNYENDKHYSIKALSSIQAIRINSSDLIKMTYTVDDPGICQQTLEIYNAVCIKNYKNIKENRSDAVVKYFEQQLAMANNDLKLAEDKLLEFNKANKIINYYEQSKAVAVVKEDMEVDYNNKKAQLAGTQASTKRIEEKLNVQDYIQNETNKILEKKKLLGYINYQIAFNEANLESDPSENISSKINTLKKERESLNNEIKKSVDEIYSYNNTVDGVPLTKTLPDWMNTVVESENLKAKIKVMDKQNKDFQEQYATYAPAGATIKRLEREISVSEQGYLELLHGLNLAKLKLQDNEMSSNIKSIDPPFYPLSANPTKRGLLIVAAAFLGGLLTLGIILMMEYFDDTIKNASRASKQLGLKTLGMMPKMILDSGNIKLAFIQKRLIEIITQNILQYFGTHDSEKTVKTIVVFSTHKMEGKTVLAGNIAKTLKQEGKKIVFLNYDSKQEPITQQRKFPILNKILGYPDPRIDVDNPFLAAVSSYLDESEYYSYAMNSSFYNAKNFTDILEQNNITLNYTPDFVIIELPSLINYNYPAELILNADLDILVCRSNRVWSDADQSAVNNLLAAAASKINVIVNGVEINEIESVLGDLPKTRSMFRKKIKSMFKFQFFSKNHI
- a CDS encoding TolC family protein, which translates into the protein MKKVLKINILFALLMFSINTAEAQTLQYNDVSINGSEFEFPPLKTVIDSVLKRNSMLKFRKDHIGVKESALASERIYWTRNMGLQADGRYGTLNNFSSSENGVSNTAYSTLSTQYNYSVGVYVKFPVFDALNRKNQIKLAKFEVDEAKNMADFQEDEIRQTVIKLYQELILKQKLLLIRSKSLSDGKINMQMVEKEFRNGIVPVSEYVRITGITSNLEADYESAKSEFIITKQLLEDMAGFVFNLTKSK
- a CDS encoding sugar transferase translates to MNPNFNILYIGNVSGYFDTIEQKHKWSIITLENSAKATNYLNTQKHPDAIICDYNLAGNNGIFLFDWIRKNKEFNSIPFILLSKEFNVDIYKSAFKKQIDDFYVTSVTSPKDILERIEFLCFNKNPLRVQTIQKAIEETYIMPLSKRIFDVFVASAVLLFASPFLLLIMLAIRLESKGKVYYISKRVGRKTFDFYKLRSMRTGSDELLKKLAQEKNQYKKEAAITDSPLDTPCPKCSELPEGESCSPLMYIETHVICDYWFNVQKREAAKNNSTFVKIVDDPRVTKVGKFIRNTSIDELPQLINVLKGDMSIVGNRPLPVYEAELLTADDISKRFLAPPGITGLWQVELRGKGGQMSEEERMRLDNEYADLFKGDKYSFWYDLKLILRTIPALLQKGSV
- a CDS encoding response regulator produces the protein MKKKILVVDDEVSICLLLENFLSKNYDIITINNGLDALIWLDTSIPDLIISDIQMSNMDGYEFLTKLRQRGFTKHTPCIMLSGKSESKERIKCYKLGAQDYLTKPFNPEELDELVKKNLYPIHYAIEW
- a CDS encoding UDP-glucuronic acid decarboxylase family protein, giving the protein MSGKKILITGGAGFVGSHLCDRLLNEGNEVYCLDNFFTGQKQNVVHLLDNPYFELIRHDVTAPFFIETDEIYNLACPASPIHYQYNAIKTMKTSVMGAINMLGLAKRVNAKILQASTSEVYGDPLVHPQPESYWGHVNPIGERACYDEGKRSAETLFLNYHKQNNVKIKIIRIFNTYGPRMHPNDGRVVSNFIVQALQNQDITVYGQGNQTRSFQYVDDLVEGMIRLMDSKDSFIGPVNVGNPNEFTILELAKKVIELTDSKSKIIYKPLPSDDPMQRQPDISLAKKELDWSPKINLDEGLIKTIDYFKSII